From one Streptomyces sp. CA-210063 genomic stretch:
- a CDS encoding aminotransferase class V-fold PLP-dependent enzyme, with product MADPELTELADWQRELRTHFPIVTAHPEMVYLDSAATSQKPRAVLDAAQTYLTTTNANAGRGSYPWANHTTALVERTRQRVKEFLGDPEPGRSGVHFTSGTTEGLRTVARDWLPGHLSDGDEILVPFADHRANLDPWLEAQRLLARQGVSVRLRELPYQEPSGDYDHRALADVIGPRTRFVAATHIHHVYGGDMNVHHIRDAVGPQVPICLDAAQSVGHLPVSTARLDVDFVVFSGHKALALPGSGAVWARNAPERGPEFRPGGWNGTPNTVGIATLEAALDWLDAAGTDRIARWTTALATRLTEGLRRLLPYEILGCQASLAADATVRRRHGIVTFRHRDIPSDDLGFILYSHGFMVRADSLCQAGTDERDGSVRVSLHVYNTVEEIDRLLTVLASLDE from the coding sequence ATGGCCGACCCCGAACTGACGGAACTGGCCGACTGGCAGCGCGAGTTGCGGACACACTTCCCCATCGTCACCGCGCACCCGGAGATGGTCTACCTGGACAGTGCGGCCACCTCGCAGAAGCCGCGGGCCGTCCTCGACGCCGCACAGACGTATCTGACGACGACGAACGCGAACGCCGGGCGCGGCAGCTACCCGTGGGCCAACCACACGACGGCACTGGTGGAACGGACCCGGCAGCGCGTCAAGGAGTTCCTCGGCGACCCCGAACCGGGGCGCTCGGGCGTCCACTTCACCAGCGGCACGACCGAAGGACTGCGGACCGTCGCCCGCGACTGGCTCCCCGGCCATCTCTCGGACGGCGACGAGATCCTCGTTCCGTTCGCCGACCACCGGGCGAACCTGGATCCCTGGCTGGAGGCCCAGCGACTGCTGGCGCGGCAGGGCGTCAGCGTGCGCCTGCGAGAGCTGCCGTACCAGGAGCCGTCCGGTGACTACGACCACCGGGCGCTGGCCGACGTCATCGGCCCACGCACCCGCTTCGTCGCCGCCACCCACATCCACCACGTCTACGGCGGTGACATGAACGTGCACCACATCCGTGACGCCGTCGGCCCGCAGGTACCGATCTGTCTCGACGCCGCCCAGAGCGTCGGCCATCTCCCCGTCTCCACGGCCCGGTTGGACGTGGACTTCGTGGTCTTCTCCGGGCACAAGGCGCTGGCCCTGCCCGGCTCCGGTGCCGTCTGGGCCCGCAACGCACCCGAACGCGGCCCGGAGTTCCGGCCCGGCGGCTGGAACGGCACCCCCAACACCGTGGGCATCGCGACCCTGGAGGCCGCACTCGACTGGCTGGACGCCGCGGGCACGGACCGGATCGCACGCTGGACCACGGCCCTCGCGACCCGGCTCACCGAAGGACTTCGCCGCCTGCTCCCCTACGAGATCCTGGGCTGCCAGGCCAGCCTGGCAGCCGACGCCACCGTGCGGCGACGCCACGGCATCGTCACCTTCCGCCACCGCGACATCCCGTCGGACGACCTGGGCTTCATCCTGTACAGCCACGGCTTCATGGTCCGGGCCGACAGCCTGTGCCAGGCCGGTACGGACGAGCGGGACGGCTCGGTGCGGGTCAGCCTCCATGTGTACAACACGGTGGAGGAGATCGACCGGCTGCTGACCGTGCTCGCGTCCCTGGATGAGTAG
- a CDS encoding class I SAM-dependent methyltransferase, whose protein sequence is MGVSMETAKLWVERWELQQQHYAVAREERFTVIADVVEHVAAHRARPLLLDLGCGPGSLAARLATRLPDAEIVAVDMDPVLLELARTHHADAARYVDTVIGADGWTEALGLDRPVDAVVSTTALHYLSEQTLLRTYRRLENLLRPGGVLVNGDHFPLDDRRCSELTGHVGRRRAERSRTRDHEDWESWWNAAAQDPELTDLFSRREKRQAAAGNDDGNDLTLAHHTDLLRQAGFRHTTPVWQFGDSHVLVALKD, encoded by the coding sequence ATGGGCGTGAGCATGGAGACGGCCAAGCTGTGGGTCGAGCGCTGGGAACTCCAGCAGCAGCACTACGCCGTCGCCCGCGAGGAGCGGTTCACGGTCATCGCCGACGTCGTCGAACACGTCGCGGCCCACCGGGCTCGCCCCTTGCTCCTCGACCTCGGCTGCGGCCCGGGTTCGCTGGCCGCCCGGCTCGCCACGAGGCTGCCGGACGCGGAGATCGTCGCGGTGGACATGGACCCGGTGCTCCTGGAACTCGCCCGCACCCATCACGCGGACGCCGCCCGCTACGTGGACACCGTCATCGGGGCCGACGGCTGGACCGAGGCCCTCGGCCTGGACCGCCCCGTGGACGCGGTCGTCTCGACAACGGCCCTCCACTACCTGTCCGAACAGACCCTTCTGCGGACGTACCGCCGCCTGGAGAACCTGCTGCGACCGGGGGGCGTCCTCGTCAACGGCGACCACTTCCCCCTGGACGACCGGCGGTGCTCGGAACTCACCGGCCACGTGGGCCGACGACGAGCCGAACGGTCCCGTACACGCGACCACGAGGACTGGGAGTCCTGGTGGAACGCGGCCGCCCAGGACCCCGAACTGACCGACCTGTTCAGCCGACGTGAGAAGCGGCAGGCGGCGGCCGGCAACGACGACGGCAACGACCTGACACTCGCCCACCACACCGACCTGCTGCGGCAGGCGGGCTTCCGCCACACCACCCCGGTCTGGCAGTTCGGCGACAGCCACGTCCTCGTGGCCCTCAAGGACTGA
- a CDS encoding TIGR02679 family protein, which produces MTHAEPAPGERTLRSPELRPLWHTVHDRLSSGRPVTRVRLGPLDDAQREALADLLGLDRLPDARTSVALARLEEAVAELCGRTVREIVTELVGPLDDRAGERRRREGERAELWTWLDGHATVRAQPALADWTASCRAAGLVGGSTERTRSLLTDALTVLAALPAGAEPLPVFAARVLKGESHALDDGTRLSALVLRALVTLHDTAPPQSAADRRALWTRAGVADDDLSATVLVGGLRPAGDGPLARVARVCAEAGQAVSLTLAQLRAPGEFSLAADPAPVVHAVENPSILALAVRRFGPDCPPLVCTSGWPNSAAIHLLRLLADQGAVLRHHGDFDGEGIRIAAYLLDKTPARPWRMTAADYRAAVARTPHGSQPGRLTEAPWDPELIRALTEHGAAVVEELVADVLLADLAEVPL; this is translated from the coding sequence ATGACCCACGCGGAACCGGCTCCGGGCGAACGCACCCTGCGGAGCCCCGAACTCCGCCCGCTCTGGCACACGGTCCACGACCGTCTCTCCTCCGGCCGCCCCGTCACACGGGTGCGCCTCGGACCGCTCGACGACGCCCAGCGCGAAGCCCTCGCCGACCTCCTCGGCCTGGACCGCCTGCCGGACGCCCGCACCTCCGTCGCCCTGGCCCGTCTGGAAGAGGCCGTCGCCGAGCTGTGCGGCCGTACGGTGCGCGAAATCGTCACCGAACTCGTCGGCCCTCTCGACGACCGCGCGGGCGAACGGCGCCGCCGAGAAGGCGAACGCGCCGAGCTGTGGACATGGCTGGACGGCCACGCCACCGTACGTGCCCAACCCGCGCTCGCCGACTGGACCGCCTCGTGCCGAGCCGCCGGTCTGGTCGGTGGCTCGACGGAACGGACCCGCTCGCTGCTGACCGACGCACTGACGGTGCTCGCGGCGCTCCCGGCCGGAGCAGAGCCCCTGCCCGTGTTCGCTGCCCGGGTCCTGAAGGGCGAGTCCCACGCACTCGACGACGGCACCCGCCTGTCCGCCCTCGTCCTGCGTGCCCTGGTGACCCTCCACGACACCGCCCCGCCGCAGTCCGCGGCGGACCGGCGTGCCCTGTGGACCCGCGCGGGTGTCGCCGACGACGATCTGTCCGCCACGGTTCTCGTCGGTGGACTGCGCCCGGCCGGAGACGGTCCGCTCGCCCGTGTGGCGCGCGTCTGCGCCGAGGCCGGTCAGGCCGTCAGCCTGACCCTCGCCCAACTGCGGGCCCCGGGTGAGTTCAGCCTCGCCGCCGACCCCGCACCCGTCGTCCACGCTGTGGAGAACCCCAGCATCCTGGCGCTCGCCGTACGCCGCTTCGGCCCGGACTGTCCGCCGCTCGTGTGCACATCCGGCTGGCCCAACAGCGCGGCCATCCACCTCCTCCGGCTCCTCGCGGATCAGGGCGCCGTCCTCCGCCACCACGGCGACTTCGATGGTGAAGGCATCCGCATCGCCGCGTATCTCCTGGACAAGACGCCGGCCCGTCCCTGGCGCATGACGGCGGCGGACTATCGCGCCGCGGTCGCCCGCACTCCCCACGGCTCTCAGCCCGGCCGCCTCACCGAAGCGCCCTGGGACCCCGAACTGATCCGCGCCCTCACCGAACACGGCGCCGCCGTCGTCGAGGAACTGGTGGCTGACGTCCTGTTGGCAGACCTGGCTGAAGTGCCCCTGTGA
- a CDS encoding TIGR02680 family protein, translating into MARATLSSPSLTATAAADRAHQLAGQADRSRRAAEEQAEAAAAAEAEATGLRARLEAVEATVGEDYRQIVARVAEARAELDRCRKEARRAADLLLRLEGRVGELRATSGQDAERREQAVATRDGAAHRFRHLCLIGLAEDAGITPELDAGDGTRATLEAARTTAAKWPDIPHAPRNLGDAATRLSEAVHEARQRLGARADLDLEPDDDIQLFTATLDGVRMGATGLLATLTQERDRSRDDITTAERRLFDQILTGDIRRHLAARIRQAGELVDRVNGHLERVRTASNVAVQLVWDVRPDLPDSTRTARRLLLKDPGRVTETDREALHAFFRARIEEAKGSDTAASWEEQLGEVLDYTAWHRFTVRLDRANGTGWQPLTKKLHGALSGGEKAIALHLPLFAAVAAHYEAVPLAPRPILLDEVFVGVDAVNRGQVFALLTALDLDLMVTSDHEWCTYGELPGIAVHQLLTDGDDDAVTSARFVWNGTDLEAG; encoded by the coding sequence TTGGCCCGCGCGACGTTGTCGTCGCCCAGCCTCACCGCGACCGCCGCCGCCGACAGGGCCCACCAGCTGGCCGGGCAGGCAGACCGCTCCCGCCGAGCGGCTGAGGAACAGGCCGAGGCCGCGGCCGCCGCCGAAGCGGAGGCGACGGGGCTGAGGGCGCGCCTGGAGGCGGTGGAGGCCACCGTCGGCGAGGACTACCGGCAGATCGTCGCACGCGTCGCCGAGGCGCGCGCCGAGCTGGACCGCTGCCGGAAGGAGGCCCGCCGGGCAGCCGATCTCCTGCTGCGCCTGGAAGGGCGTGTCGGAGAACTGCGAGCCACCAGCGGACAGGACGCCGAACGACGGGAGCAGGCCGTCGCGACCCGGGACGGCGCGGCGCACCGGTTCCGGCACCTGTGCCTGATCGGGCTGGCCGAGGACGCAGGCATCACGCCGGAACTCGACGCCGGCGACGGCACCAGGGCCACCCTGGAGGCCGCCCGCACCACAGCGGCGAAGTGGCCGGACATCCCGCACGCCCCACGCAACCTGGGCGACGCCGCGACCCGCCTCTCCGAAGCGGTCCACGAGGCTCGCCAGCGCCTCGGCGCCCGTGCCGACCTGGACCTGGAACCCGACGACGACATCCAGCTCTTCACCGCCACCCTGGACGGCGTACGCATGGGGGCGACGGGCCTGCTCGCCACGCTCACCCAGGAGCGCGACCGCAGCCGTGACGACATCACCACCGCCGAGCGGCGCCTGTTCGACCAGATCCTCACCGGCGACATCCGCCGCCACCTCGCGGCGCGCATCCGTCAGGCCGGCGAACTCGTCGACCGTGTGAACGGGCACCTGGAGCGGGTCCGTACCGCCTCCAACGTCGCCGTCCAACTCGTCTGGGACGTCCGTCCCGATCTTCCGGACAGCACCCGCACCGCCCGCCGGCTGCTCCTCAAGGACCCCGGCCGGGTCACCGAGACCGACCGGGAGGCCCTGCACGCCTTCTTCCGCGCCCGTATCGAGGAGGCCAAGGGCAGTGACACCGCCGCGAGTTGGGAGGAACAACTCGGCGAGGTGCTCGACTACACCGCCTGGCACCGCTTCACCGTGCGCCTGGACCGGGCGAACGGGACCGGCTGGCAGCCGCTGACGAAGAAGCTGCACGGCGCGCTCTCCGGCGGCGAGAAGGCCATCGCACTGCACCTGCCGCTGTTCGCCGCCGTCGCGGCCCACTACGAGGCCGTGCCCCTGGCCCCCCGGCCGATCCTGCTGGACGAGGTCTTCGTCGGTGTCGACGCCGTCAACCGCGGACAGGTCTTCGCCCTGCTCACCGCACTCGACCTGGACCTCATGGTCACCTCCGACCACGAGTGGTGCACCTACGGCGAGCTGCCCGGCATCGCCGTCCACCAGCTCCTCACCGACGGGGACGACGACGCGGTCACCAGCGCCCGCTTCGTCTGGAACGGCACCGACCTGGAGGCGGGATGA